The following proteins are co-located in the Aeromicrobium phoceense genome:
- a CDS encoding AMP-binding protein yields the protein MHEHGERPWSVHYGPGVPTQIDIPDEPITAGLERAAQRWPDRIATDFLGATATYAETDRAIRRAMVVLRDLGVGPGETVALVLPNSPSHLVAYHAVLRLGAVVVDLNPTYTEAELAHLLVDCGAQHALAWHKVVATVLAASGDSSLQVVSVDISRDLPTSAQLLLRLPVKAARAKRSALRGTVPEGVPVWHTLLKQARGDVAAAPVGADDLALLQYTGGTTGTPKAAMLTHRNLVANVVHGQAWASFREGEETVYGVLPFFHAFGLTFCLNLPGHIGATLVMFPNFEPETVVKAFGRRPATFMAGVAPMFERIAAAVEASPKPPLEGLRQARLGFAGAMPIPPATVERWERLTGGLLIEGYGMTECAPIALGNPCLPTRRPGTLGVPFPNTDMRIVDIDDHTREVEPDESGARRGELLVRGPQVFAGYLNRPEETAHQLLEGGWLRTGDVVEVDPTGWVTLVDRVKEMIIVGGFKVYPSTVEDHLRLMPGIVDVAVVGVATAGGDDQGLAAFVLGPGAGAPPVEVVRAHGEQRLARYALPRRVEVVDELPRSQIGKVLRRQVQHLFTPGE from the coding sequence ATGCACGAGCACGGTGAGCGCCCCTGGTCCGTCCACTACGGACCCGGTGTGCCGACGCAGATCGACATCCCCGACGAGCCGATCACCGCCGGCCTGGAGCGAGCGGCGCAGCGGTGGCCCGACCGGATCGCGACGGACTTCCTCGGCGCGACGGCGACGTATGCCGAGACCGACCGGGCGATCCGCCGCGCGATGGTCGTGCTCCGCGACCTCGGTGTCGGGCCGGGCGAGACCGTCGCGCTGGTGCTGCCGAACAGTCCGAGCCACCTGGTGGCGTACCACGCGGTGCTGCGGCTGGGGGCGGTCGTCGTGGACCTCAACCCGACGTACACCGAGGCCGAGCTGGCGCACCTGCTGGTCGACTGCGGCGCGCAGCACGCGCTCGCGTGGCACAAGGTCGTCGCGACGGTGCTGGCCGCGAGCGGGGACTCGTCGCTGCAGGTCGTGAGCGTGGACATCAGCCGCGACCTGCCGACCTCGGCCCAGCTGCTGCTGAGGCTGCCGGTGAAGGCGGCGCGGGCGAAGCGCAGCGCGCTGCGCGGCACGGTCCCTGAGGGCGTGCCCGTCTGGCACACGCTTCTGAAGCAGGCCCGGGGCGACGTCGCGGCCGCTCCGGTGGGGGCCGACGACCTCGCCCTGCTGCAGTACACCGGCGGAACGACCGGCACACCGAAGGCGGCGATGCTGACGCACCGGAACCTGGTGGCGAACGTCGTCCACGGCCAGGCCTGGGCGTCGTTCCGCGAGGGCGAGGAGACGGTCTACGGCGTGCTGCCGTTCTTCCACGCGTTCGGGCTGACCTTCTGCCTCAACCTGCCCGGCCACATCGGCGCCACGCTCGTGATGTTCCCGAACTTCGAGCCCGAGACGGTGGTGAAGGCGTTCGGGAGGCGGCCCGCCACGTTCATGGCCGGGGTCGCGCCGATGTTCGAGCGCATCGCCGCCGCCGTGGAGGCCTCGCCGAAGCCGCCGCTCGAAGGACTGCGGCAGGCACGGCTGGGGTTCGCCGGCGCCATGCCGATCCCGCCGGCCACGGTGGAGCGCTGGGAGCGGCTCACCGGGGGACTGCTGATCGAGGGCTACGGCATGACCGAGTGCGCGCCGATCGCGCTGGGGAACCCGTGCCTGCCGACCCGCCGCCCCGGGACCCTCGGGGTGCCGTTCCCGAACACCGACATGAGGATCGTCGACATCGACGACCACACGCGCGAGGTCGAGCCCGACGAGAGCGGTGCGCGCCGCGGCGAGCTGCTCGTGCGCGGGCCCCAGGTGTTCGCGGGCTACCTCAACCGGCCCGAGGAGACCGCGCACCAGCTGCTCGAGGGCGGGTGGCTGCGCACCGGCGACGTCGTCGAGGTCGATCCCACCGGCTGGGTCACGCTCGTCGACCGGGTCAAGGAGATGATCATCGTCGGCGGCTTCAAGGTGTACCCGTCCACGGTGGAGGACCACCTGCGCCTGATGCCCGGCATCGTCGACGTCGCGGTGGTCGGGGTGGCCACGGCGGGTGGCGACGACCAGGGCCTGGCGGCCTTCGTGCTCGGGCCCGGGGCCGGGGCTCCCCCGGTCGAGGTCGTTCGTGCGCACGGCGAGCAGCGCCTCGCCCGCTACGCCCTCCCGCGCCGGGTCGAGGTCGTGGACGAGCTGCCGCGCTCGCAGATCGGCAAGGTACTGCGACGACAGGTGCAGCACCTGTTCACGCCCGGGGAGTAG
- a CDS encoding MBL fold metallo-hydrolase: MGITEVDKGIVRIEQAGTNCYLVTRGEAPYFIDAGLPRTRELAEQALREAGYGWGDVSDVILTHAHFDHLGFAAHAAKAGACVWAHVGDHRIAAHPYRYRPGRPRLLYPLLHPGSVPILTRMVAAGALRVEGVESVESLHPCVEGLPAGLRVVTTPGHTDGHCVLELPDADAVFTGDALVTLDPYTGREGPRIVARAGTKDACWALKSLDRIAATGARTVLPGHGEPWLNGVDSAVASARTAGVA; this comes from the coding sequence ATGGGCATCACTGAGGTCGACAAGGGGATCGTGCGGATCGAGCAGGCCGGCACCAACTGCTATCTCGTGACGCGCGGCGAGGCACCGTACTTCATCGACGCGGGCCTGCCCCGAACGCGTGAGCTGGCCGAGCAGGCACTACGCGAGGCCGGCTACGGCTGGGGCGACGTCAGCGACGTCATCCTCACCCACGCCCACTTCGACCACCTCGGGTTCGCGGCACACGCAGCGAAGGCGGGCGCGTGCGTGTGGGCGCACGTCGGCGACCACCGGATCGCGGCCCACCCCTACCGCTACCGCCCGGGCCGGCCGCGGCTGCTGTACCCCCTCCTGCACCCGGGCTCCGTCCCGATCCTGACCCGGATGGTCGCGGCGGGCGCGCTGCGGGTCGAGGGGGTCGAGTCCGTCGAGAGCCTGCACCCGTGCGTGGAGGGTCTTCCGGCGGGGCTGCGGGTCGTCACGACGCCGGGCCACACGGACGGGCACTGCGTCCTGGAGCTTCCCGACGCCGACGCCGTCTTCACTGGTGACGCACTCGTGACGCTGGATCCCTACACCGGTCGCGAGGGTCCGCGGATCGTCGCTCGGGCCGGGACGAAGGACGCGTGCTGGGCGCTGAAGTCCCTCGACCGGATCGCCGCTACGGGCGCCCGCACCGTGCTGCCGGGCCACGGCGAGCCGTGGCTCAACGGCGTCGACTCCGCGGTCGCCTCGGCCCGCACCGCCGGCGTCGCCTGA
- a CDS encoding sulfurtransferase, whose amino-acid sequence MTSSHPRLVDVPWLKDRLDDPSIRVVDATVHLTFDENGAHTESGRATYREGHVPGAVFADQLTDLTVHGGEAPFEAAPSEQFARVVGDLGVGNEHTVVVYDTVNGIWATRLWWQFAFEGHEDVVVLDGGLGAWQDAGLPVESGDISPAPATFRAERHPERSVATADVEAATQGSSVLLINSLDREDFAGGRIPGSVNVPFSELVDDRGRLRSLDELRPLFESVGALDPEVAPVTYCGGGIAATAVAFALKGLGRDDVAIYDGSLNAWTADPARPLERD is encoded by the coding sequence ATGACCTCCTCGCACCCCCGCCTCGTCGACGTCCCGTGGCTGAAGGACCGGCTCGACGACCCGTCGATCCGCGTCGTCGACGCCACCGTCCACCTGACCTTCGACGAGAACGGCGCGCACACCGAGTCCGGACGCGCGACCTACCGGGAGGGGCACGTGCCGGGAGCGGTCTTCGCCGACCAGCTCACGGACCTCACCGTCCATGGCGGCGAGGCGCCGTTCGAGGCCGCTCCGTCCGAGCAGTTCGCGCGAGTCGTCGGGGACCTCGGCGTCGGCAACGAGCACACCGTCGTCGTGTACGACACGGTCAACGGCATCTGGGCCACGCGCCTGTGGTGGCAGTTCGCGTTCGAGGGTCACGAGGACGTCGTCGTGCTGGACGGCGGGCTCGGGGCGTGGCAGGACGCCGGGCTGCCGGTGGAGTCGGGCGACATCTCGCCCGCCCCCGCCACGTTCCGGGCCGAGCGGCACCCCGAGCGCAGCGTGGCCACCGCCGACGTGGAGGCCGCGACGCAGGGCTCCTCGGTGCTGCTCATCAACTCGCTCGACCGGGAGGACTTCGCCGGCGGCCGGATCCCCGGCAGCGTGAACGTGCCGTTCTCCGAGCTCGTGGACGACCGGGGCCGGCTGCGCAGCCTCGACGAGCTGCGCCCCCTGTTCGAGTCGGTCGGTGCCCTGGACCCGGAGGTGGCGCCGGTGACGTACTGCGGCGGCGGCATCGCCGCGACAGCCGTGGCCTTCGCGCTGAAGGGCCTGGGTCGCGACGACGTCGCGATCTACGACGGCTCGCTGAACGCGTGGACCGCGGACCCCGCGCGGCCGCTCGAGCGGGACTGA